In a genomic window of Myotis daubentonii chromosome 18, mMyoDau2.1, whole genome shotgun sequence:
- the GJA5 gene encoding gap junction alpha-5 protein, translated as MGDWSFLGEFLEEVHKHSTVIGKVWLTVLFIFRMLVLGTAAESSWGDEQADFQCDTMQPGCENVCYDQAFPISHIRYWVLQIIFVSTPSLVYMGHAMHTVRMQEKRRLREAAQRAGEGQGAGSYGFPAAEKTELSCWEEANGKIVLRGTLLNTYVCSILIRTTMEVAFIVGQYLLYGIFLDTLHVCRRSPCPHPVNCYVSRPTEKNVFIVFMLAVAGLSLFLSLAELYHLGWKKLRPRLARPGQGRAECQLPGPSTGAAPGCTPPPDFSQCLENGPGGKFFNPFSNRMASQQNTDNLATEQVRGQEQMPGEGFIHIRYAQKPEVPNGVSPGHGLPQGYQRDKRRLSKASSKARSDDLSV; from the coding sequence ATGGGCGACTGGAGCTTCCTGGGGGAGTTCCTGGAGGAGGTGCACAAGCACTCCACAGTGATCGGCAAGGTCTGGCTCACGGTGCTCTTCATCTTCCGCATGCTGGTGCTGGGCACGGCCGCCGAGTCCTCCTGGGGCGACGAGCAGGCGGACTTCCAGTGCGACACCATGCAGCCCGGCTGCGAGAACGTCTGCTACGACCAGGCCTTCCCCATCTCGCACATCCGCTACTGGGTGCTGCAGATCATCTTCGTGTCCACGCCGTCGCTGGTGTACATGGGCCACGCCATGCACACGGTGCGCATGCAGGAGAAGCGCCGGCTGCGCGAGGCCGCCCAGAGGGCCGGGGAGGGCCAGGGCGCCGGCTCCTACGGCTTCCCGGCGGCCGAGAAGACGGAGCTGTCCTGCTGGGAGGAAGCCAACGGCAAGATCGTCCTCCGGGGCACCCTGCTCAACACCTACGTGTGCAGCATCCTGATCCGCACCACCATGGAGGTGGCCTTCATCGTGGGCCAGTACCTGCTCTACGGCATCTTCCTGGACACGCTGCACGTCTGCCgccgcagcccctgcccccaccccgtcAACTGCTACGTGTCGCGGCCCACGGAGAAGAACGTCTTCATCGTCTTCATGCTGGCGGTGGCCGGCCTGTCCCTCTTCCTCAGCCTGGCCGAGCTCTACCACCTGGGCTGGAAGAAGCTGCGGCCGCGGCTCgcccggccagggcagggcagggctgagtgTCAGCTGCCCGGCCCCTCCACGGGCGCCGCCCCGGGCTGCACGCCGCCCCCCGACTTCAGCCAGTGCCTGGAGAACGGTCCTGGGGGCAAGTTCTTCAACCCGTTCAGCAACAGGATGGCCTCCCAGCAAAACACGGACAACCTGGCCACCGAGCAGGTGCGCGGCCAGGAGCAGATGCCCGGGGAGGGTTTCATTCACATCCGCTATGCCCAGAAGCCGGAGGTGCCCAATGGCGTCTCCCCAGGGCACGGCCTCCCCCAGGGCTACCAGAGGGACAAGCGCCGACTGAGCAAGGCCAGCAGCAAGGCCAGGTCCGATGACCTCTCAGTGTGA